A part of Candidatus Babeliaceae bacterium genomic DNA contains:
- a CDS encoding alpha/beta hydrolase: MLRTLLTAFIIITYTTLQGHVILPNFTLAAQKTDINQENSKSTSKYIKGIEKHITFTAHKDGNSTSTILRNGILIIKPGAKATILMCHGFMCDKTDTQFLRNIFEQYNTMTFDFRGHGENTQGQCCSLGRDEAYDVIGAVRFIKSQPGLTHLPLIVYGFSMGSAASIRAQSLDKTLFDGAILDCPFDSTENVLARSIEKLKISFFGHEITLPARVQSFFHKYAYNHYVQSMLKFLLKAVAHMDATPINTCIKHVDPHEDIKKITVPVLIIGCINDDKVPQEAVESVYAGAAGYKRLWITNGRHHFDSYFFNPEKYTYKVQKFIENIITKQYQQKIQQKILKDPNLSGTA, encoded by the coding sequence ATGCTACGCACCCTATTAACAGCATTTATTATTATCACGTACACAACACTACAGGGACATGTAATACTTCCTAATTTTACTCTTGCCGCTCAAAAAACAGATATTAATCAAGAAAACAGCAAGTCGACCAGCAAATATATTAAGGGGATAGAAAAACATATTACATTTACAGCGCACAAAGACGGTAATAGCACATCAACCATATTACGCAATGGCATATTGATCATTAAGCCAGGAGCAAAAGCTACCATTCTTATGTGTCATGGCTTTATGTGTGATAAAACAGACACGCAATTTTTAAGAAATATATTTGAACAATACAATACCATGACCTTTGATTTTAGAGGGCACGGTGAAAACACGCAAGGGCAATGTTGTTCCTTAGGCAGAGATGAAGCCTATGACGTTATAGGCGCCGTGCGCTTTATAAAATCACAACCAGGATTAACGCACCTACCGCTCATCGTATATGGATTTTCTATGGGATCAGCCGCTTCTATACGAGCGCAATCATTAGACAAAACGTTATTTGATGGAGCGATTTTAGATTGCCCCTTTGACTCGACTGAAAATGTACTTGCCCGCAGCATAGAAAAGTTAAAAATATCATTTTTTGGCCACGAAATAACATTACCGGCACGCGTACAATCATTTTTTCATAAATATGCATACAACCACTACGTTCAATCCATGTTGAAATTTTTATTAAAGGCTGTCGCGCATATGGATGCAACACCCATCAATACGTGTATCAAGCACGTTGACCCACATGAAGATATCAAAAAAATCACCGTCCCCGTTTTAATTATCGGATGTATTAATGATGACAAAGTCCCCCAGGAGGCTGTTGAATCTGTTTATGCGGGAGCTGCTGGCTATAAAAGGTTATGGATAACTAACGGACGCCATCATTTTGATTCCTACTTTTTTAACCCAGAAAAATATACCTACAAAGTTCAAAAATTTATAGAAAATATTATTACCAAACAATATCAACAAAAAATTCAACAAAAAATCCTCAAAGACCCTAACTTGTCAGGAACGGCATGA
- a CDS encoding glycoside hydrolase family 104 protein translates to MKNIAYIYIIIQVCALHAQPEQWTHQDYLKYRSNPQVKAFLDTIAYAEGTLNEHGYNARYPGLSFASFKDHPRIVSCAPYKGKDLCATAAGRYMILARTWDRIAPIIKATHFSPLNQDKAALELIREAHALQDIIRGNFNRAVQKLNKIWATFPGAPYGQPTKALSDLKKIYYNRLKQYLP, encoded by the coding sequence ATGAAAAACATAGCTTATATATATATAATTATTCAGGTCTGCGCGCTGCATGCACAACCAGAGCAATGGACGCATCAGGATTATCTAAAATACAGATCTAACCCTCAAGTAAAGGCTTTTTTAGATACTATTGCTTACGCAGAGGGCACGCTTAACGAACATGGGTATAATGCACGATACCCCGGCCTCTCTTTTGCGTCATTTAAGGATCATCCCAGAATCGTTAGTTGTGCGCCGTACAAAGGCAAAGATCTGTGCGCCACGGCAGCAGGCCGCTATATGATTTTAGCAAGAACCTGGGATAGAATAGCCCCTATTATTAAGGCAACACATTTTAGCCCCCTTAATCAAGACAAGGCGGCGCTAGAACTTATTCGAGAAGCTCATGCACTTCAAGATATTATTCGGGGGAATTTTAATAGAGCGGTTCAAAAACTTAATAAAATATGGGCGACGTTCCCCGGAGCTCCCTATGGGCAGCCAACAAAAGCACTCAGCGATCTCAAAAAAATCTATTACAATCGACTCAAACAGTATTTGCCATAA
- a CDS encoding leucyl aminopeptidase: protein MITIKISAKPLYDIDTQGYIIPREHNFDSTHDKLIQSLKTFFPPLEEVLSQRGFTGAAGATCALAINHNNRPVYLIFVGLGSSKKSHEDKIEQYRRALGQAQRAAEGLKITELALDMPDSHWFNITNYTLAKETIITLTMASYHFDEFITDESRKLPENYTVTLVAPELLHDEIKIGIEHGTRIGFAVNQARYWCDLPPVVLTPTALANHAARVAKAHNLKITIFTEDEIIKQGMGGIEAVAKGSDQEARMVVIEYTTDHPNAPTIGLVGKGITFDSGGLSIKPAAGMETMKDDMAGAAAVISTMEALAHLKPQVNIIAVAPITENLISGHATKPGDIIRFYNGKTAEVKNTDAEGRLILADALSYAVKHYKLDAIINIATLTGSCAYALGPFFAGLMSQHPDLAHKLLESSRRSGDRLWELPFHDDYKIAVRSDVADLCNQGSNKYRAGAITAGFFLQNFVGDVPWAHLDVAGTSFDVPDRSYFRHGATGFGVRLFIDLVMNWNA, encoded by the coding sequence ATGATAACTATAAAAATTTCGGCAAAGCCGTTATACGACATAGACACTCAGGGATATATTATTCCTCGCGAGCACAATTTTGACAGTACACATGACAAGCTCATTCAATCACTCAAAACTTTTTTTCCACCGCTCGAAGAAGTACTTTCTCAGCGAGGATTTACCGGCGCTGCAGGAGCAACCTGTGCACTCGCCATTAATCACAACAATAGACCTGTTTATCTTATATTTGTTGGATTAGGCTCTTCAAAAAAATCACATGAAGACAAAATTGAACAGTATCGGAGGGCCCTTGGCCAGGCACAACGCGCTGCAGAGGGTCTTAAAATAACAGAACTAGCACTCGACATGCCCGATAGTCATTGGTTTAATATTACCAATTACACACTGGCCAAAGAAACCATTATTACGCTTACTATGGCAAGCTACCATTTTGATGAGTTTATCACCGATGAGTCACGCAAGCTTCCGGAAAATTATACGGTAACACTCGTAGCTCCAGAACTACTGCATGATGAAATTAAAATCGGTATAGAACACGGAACGCGCATTGGATTTGCAGTTAATCAGGCCCGCTATTGGTGTGACCTGCCGCCGGTCGTTTTAACACCAACTGCACTCGCCAATCATGCTGCACGTGTAGCAAAAGCACACAATCTCAAGATCACCATTTTTACTGAAGATGAAATTATTAAACAAGGCATGGGCGGCATAGAAGCTGTTGCAAAAGGCTCTGACCAAGAAGCCCGCATGGTTGTTATAGAATACACAACTGATCATCCTAACGCGCCAACCATTGGTCTTGTGGGCAAAGGGATAACCTTCGACTCAGGCGGTTTAAGCATTAAGCCTGCAGCTGGTATGGAAACCATGAAAGATGACATGGCCGGTGCCGCAGCTGTCATATCAACTATGGAAGCCCTTGCGCACTTAAAGCCTCAAGTTAATATTATAGCCGTTGCCCCTATTACCGAAAACTTAATAAGTGGGCATGCTACCAAACCTGGCGATATTATACGCTTTTATAATGGCAAAACAGCAGAAGTTAAAAATACCGATGCCGAAGGTCGACTTATTTTGGCCGACGCTTTATCGTATGCAGTTAAGCATTATAAACTCGATGCCATCATTAATATTGCAACCTTAACTGGTTCATGCGCGTACGCGCTTGGCCCTTTCTTTGCGGGACTCATGAGTCAGCATCCAGATTTGGCACATAAGCTCTTGGAATCATCACGTCGCTCTGGAGATCGTCTCTGGGAATTGCCGTTCCATGATGATTATAAGATTGCTGTAAGATCTGACGTTGCTGATTTGTGCAATCAGGGCAGCAACAAATATCGTGCTGGCGCTATCACTGCAGGATTTTTCTTGCAGAATTTTGTTGGTGATGTGCCTTGGGCCCATCTTGACGTTGCCGGCACTTCATTTGACGTACCTGATAGAAGCTACTTCCGCCACGGCGCAACCGGTTTTGGCGTCCGCTTATTTATCGATTTAGTTATGAATTGGAACGCATAA